The following coding sequences lie in one Heyndrickxia oleronia genomic window:
- a CDS encoding Fur family transcriptional regulator, which produces MEEEQMMELIPFLKERGLRITPQRMLILSTIQKLNIHPTVEDIHRELPYISLATIYNNVKLFVQLRILKELPYGNGISKYELSTTDHYHIICESCGKIEDFNYPKLKEVEQVASRLSHFSIQLHHFEVYGICKECQELSK; this is translated from the coding sequence ATGGAAGAAGAACAGATGATGGAGCTTATTCCTTTTCTAAAAGAACGAGGATTACGGATTACACCGCAAAGAATGTTAATTTTGAGTACCATTCAAAAGCTCAACATACATCCGACTGTGGAAGATATCCATCGAGAATTACCCTATATTAGTTTGGCAACGATCTATAACAATGTCAAATTATTCGTTCAACTACGTATTTTGAAGGAATTGCCTTATGGTAATGGAATAAGTAAATATGAACTCTCCACAACGGATCATTATCATATTATTTGTGAATCATGTGGAAAAATAGAAGATTTTAATTATCCGAAATTAAAGGAAGTAGAGCAAGTTGCCTCAAGGCTCTCTCATTTTTCTATTCAATTGCACCATTTTGAGGTGTATGGCATATGTAAGGAATGTCAGGAATTATCCAAATAG